Proteins from a single region of Paenibacillus sp. BIHB 4019:
- a CDS encoding ABC transporter substrate-binding protein, with the protein MRKQNEGNRNFTKNKASKWKRSSWVAACLALTLAIMAGCSSDNKNTANSAEGTQELTVLLDWYPNAVHTFLYAAEEQGYFKEAGLNVKLQVPADTNDALKLVATGKADLAISYQMQVAVARAEEIPIVSVASLVRHPLNQLFVLESSGVKMPKDLVGKKIGYPSIPLDEAYVNTMVKTDGGDPSALNYIDVGWDLIPAMTTKKVDAIIGGYVNHEKLLLEKEGEKLIALNPADYGVPDYYELVMTASEDGVASKSEVFKKFIDAAAKGQEYTASHPDEALQVLLDKQSADYPLDAEIEKQSLQVLLPLMDAGSEAFGSQTAESWSNVISWLQEHGQLTKEIKAEDAFRNL; encoded by the coding sequence ATGCGTAAGCAGAATGAAGGTAATCGTAATTTTACGAAAAATAAAGCTTCCAAATGGAAACGCAGCTCATGGGTTGCAGCATGTCTGGCTTTGACGCTAGCCATTATGGCGGGCTGCTCCTCGGATAATAAAAACACGGCAAATAGCGCTGAAGGCACGCAAGAACTGACGGTGCTGCTCGACTGGTATCCGAATGCGGTGCACACGTTCTTGTATGCGGCGGAGGAGCAAGGTTATTTCAAGGAAGCGGGTCTCAATGTGAAGCTGCAGGTGCCGGCCGATACGAATGATGCACTTAAGCTGGTCGCAACAGGCAAAGCGGATCTGGCGATCAGCTATCAAATGCAGGTAGCTGTTGCCCGCGCAGAGGAAATTCCGATTGTATCGGTTGCCTCGCTCGTGCGCCACCCGCTGAACCAGCTGTTCGTGCTGGAATCGTCCGGCGTGAAGATGCCTAAGGATTTGGTCGGCAAAAAAATCGGCTACCCGTCGATTCCGCTGGATGAAGCGTACGTGAACACGATGGTGAAAACCGACGGCGGCGATCCGTCAGCACTGAACTATATCGATGTGGGCTGGGACCTGATTCCGGCCATGACCACGAAGAAGGTTGACGCGATTATCGGCGGCTATGTGAACCACGAGAAGCTGCTGCTGGAGAAGGAAGGCGAGAAGCTGATTGCGCTGAACCCTGCCGATTATGGCGTGCCGGATTATTACGAGCTTGTTATGACAGCGAGCGAGGATGGCGTTGCCAGCAAAAGCGAAGTGTTCAAGAAGTTTATCGACGCTGCGGCTAAAGGGCAGGAATATACGGCTAGCCATCCGGATGAGGCGCTTCAGGTGCTGCTCGACAAGCAAAGCGCGGATTATCCGCTCGATGCCGAGATCGAGAAGCAAAGCCTGCAGGTATTGCTGCCGCTCATGGATGCGGGCTCCGAAGCTTTCGGCAGCCAGACGGCGGAGTCGTGGAGCAATGTCATTTCATGGCTGCAGGAGCATGGCCAGCTGACGAAAGAGATCAAGGCGGAGGATGCATTCCGCAACCTATAA
- the htpG gene encoding molecular chaperone HtpG, producing MAKKQFKAESKRLLEMMINSIYTQKEIFLRELISNASDAIDKIYYKALSDDQLVFNQADYYIKVTADQEARTLTIADTGIGMTKEDLENNLGIIAKSGSLAFKNENEAKDGHNIIGQFGVGFYAAFMVADVVTVTSRALGSDEAFKWKSEGADGYTIVPATKDTVGTEIVLKIKDNAEEVSYDEFLEQYRLRAIIKKYSDFIRYPIKMDVAGQRPKEDSEGEFEEYSEEQTINSMVPIWRKNKNELTQEDYDNFYMEKRYGFDKPLKHIHISADGAVVYNAILYIPEHTPFDYYTKEFEKGLELYSNGVLIMDKCSDLLPDYFGFVKGMVDSEDLSLNISRELLQHDRQLSLIAKNIKNKIKNQLISLLKDERDSYEKFYKAFGRQLKFGVYNDYGANKDTLQDLLLFSSSKEKTLVSLDEYVERMPEDQKYIYYASGASIDRIEKLPQTEMVLDKGYEILYFTDDIDEFAIKVILKYKDKEFKSVSSGDLGIEADPSEETTEAEATDNKDLFEKMQTILEGKVSGVRASKRLKSHPVCLTSEGEVSIEMEKILQAMPDSQNVKADKVLEINVNHEILQSLKTAFASDEEKLGLYTNLLYNQALLIEGLPIQDPVEFTNAMCKIMV from the coding sequence GTGGCCAAGAAACAGTTTAAAGCGGAATCGAAGAGATTGCTGGAAATGATGATTAACTCCATCTATACGCAGAAGGAAATCTTTTTGCGCGAGCTGATCTCCAATGCTAGTGATGCAATTGATAAAATCTACTACAAAGCATTATCCGATGATCAATTGGTATTCAATCAGGCGGATTATTATATTAAAGTAACGGCGGATCAAGAGGCGCGCACGCTGACGATTGCCGATACAGGTATCGGAATGACCAAGGAGGACCTGGAGAACAATCTCGGCATTATTGCCAAGAGCGGCTCGCTGGCCTTCAAGAACGAAAATGAAGCGAAGGACGGCCATAACATTATCGGCCAGTTCGGCGTTGGTTTTTATGCGGCGTTTATGGTGGCGGACGTTGTAACGGTAACAAGCCGTGCCCTCGGCAGCGACGAAGCGTTCAAATGGAAATCCGAAGGAGCAGACGGCTATACGATTGTGCCGGCTACGAAGGATACCGTCGGAACCGAAATCGTGCTGAAAATTAAAGACAATGCGGAAGAAGTCAGCTACGACGAGTTTTTGGAGCAATATCGCTTGCGTGCAATCATTAAGAAATATTCCGATTTCATTCGCTATCCGATCAAGATGGATGTTGCCGGACAACGTCCGAAGGAAGACAGCGAAGGCGAATTTGAAGAGTATTCCGAAGAGCAGACGATTAACAGCATGGTGCCGATCTGGCGCAAAAATAAAAACGAGCTGACGCAGGAAGACTACGACAACTTCTATATGGAGAAGCGTTATGGCTTCGACAAGCCGCTTAAGCATATCCATATCAGTGCAGATGGCGCAGTTGTGTACAACGCGATTCTCTACATTCCAGAGCATACGCCGTTTGATTATTACACGAAGGAATTTGAGAAAGGCCTTGAGCTGTACTCCAATGGCGTGCTCATTATGGACAAGTGCTCCGATCTGCTGCCGGATTATTTTGGCTTCGTGAAAGGGATGGTCGATTCCGAGGATTTGTCGCTGAACATTTCCCGCGAGCTGCTCCAGCATGACCGCCAGCTGAGCCTCATTGCCAAAAACATCAAAAACAAAATTAAAAACCAGCTGATCAGCCTGCTCAAAGACGAGCGCGACAGCTATGAGAAGTTCTACAAAGCATTCGGCAGACAGCTGAAATTTGGCGTCTACAACGATTACGGCGCAAACAAGGATACGCTGCAGGACTTGCTGCTGTTCAGCTCCTCCAAGGAGAAAACACTCGTATCGCTGGATGAGTATGTAGAGCGCATGCCGGAAGATCAGAAGTACATTTATTATGCTTCGGGCGCTTCGATTGACCGCATCGAGAAGCTGCCGCAGACGGAAATGGTATTGGACAAAGGGTACGAAATTTTGTACTTCACGGACGATATCGACGAATTTGCGATTAAAGTGATTTTGAAATACAAGGATAAAGAATTTAAATCCGTATCGAGCGGCGATCTTGGCATTGAAGCGGATCCGAGCGAGGAAACGACAGAGGCGGAGGCGACTGATAACAAGGATCTGTTTGAGAAAATGCAAACGATCCTCGAAGGCAAAGTATCCGGTGTTCGCGCTTCGAAGCGCTTGAAATCGCATCCGGTATGTTTGACCTCGGAGGGCGAAGTGTCCATTGAAATGGAGAAAATTCTTCAAGCGATGCCGGACAGCCAAAATGTGAAAGCGGACAAGGTGCTCGAAATCAATGTCAACCACGAGATTTTGCAGTCGCTCAAAACCGCTTTCGCCAGCGATGAAGAGAAGCTCGGCCTGTACACGAACCTGCTGTACAACCAAGCGCTGCTTATCGAAGGTTTGCCAATTCAAGATCCGGTTGAATTTACGAACGCAATGTGCAAAATTATGGTGTAA
- a CDS encoding FGGY-family carbohydrate kinase translates to MDQNIKQAIVKGETSLGIECGSTRIKAVLVDYNFQTIGSSSYEWENQLIDGYWTYHLNEMINGLQETYRQLKQEIENNYGVTLQKIGSIGCSAMMQGYIALDQAGELLVPFRTWRNATTGTAAWELTEKFQFKIPERWSIAHLYQAILNDEEHVAHLDYMTTLSGYMHWLLTGSKALGIGDASGMFPIDESTQQYNEDMVKQFADLIADKDYPWKLKDILPKVYTAGEHAGYLSGAGAQLLDPSGSLQAGIPLCPPEGDAGTGMVATNSVKKRTGNISVGTSIFAMIVLEKDLSTVYPEIDIVTTPDGSPVGMVLANNCSSDINAWLGLFREFYEAMGQKPDMNQLFSVLLGKALEADADGGGLLSYGYYSGENITGLAKGRPLFVRSPESRFNLANFMRVHLFTAFAALRLGMDILTQKEQLTIDRILAHGGLFKTPLVGQKMCAAALNVPVSVMSTAGEGGAWGMAILASYMVNKEKHEGLADYLATKVFNDAEGQEVYPDSADVFGFALFMKRYTEGLAIEQAAVDHFLENWKK, encoded by the coding sequence ATGGATCAAAATATTAAACAAGCAATAGTCAAGGGGGAAACCTCGCTTGGCATCGAATGTGGATCCACTCGAATCAAGGCTGTACTGGTTGATTACAATTTTCAAACTATCGGTTCCAGCAGCTATGAGTGGGAAAATCAATTGATCGACGGTTATTGGACCTACCATCTCAATGAAATGATTAACGGGTTGCAAGAAACCTATCGCCAATTAAAGCAAGAGATTGAGAATAATTATGGCGTAACCCTGCAAAAAATCGGATCAATCGGATGCTCTGCCATGATGCAGGGCTATATTGCACTTGATCAAGCAGGGGAGCTATTGGTTCCGTTCCGTACATGGCGCAATGCCACAACGGGTACAGCTGCATGGGAGCTAACCGAGAAATTCCAGTTTAAAATTCCAGAGCGCTGGAGCATCGCACATTTGTATCAAGCGATTTTGAACGATGAAGAGCATGTCGCTCACCTAGATTATATGACGACTTTGTCAGGTTACATGCATTGGCTGTTGACTGGGAGCAAGGCTCTTGGTATCGGGGATGCCTCTGGTATGTTCCCAATCGATGAATCTACACAGCAATATAATGAAGATATGGTGAAGCAGTTTGCCGATTTAATTGCCGATAAAGACTACCCGTGGAAGCTTAAAGATATTTTACCTAAAGTTTATACTGCAGGTGAACATGCGGGATATCTAAGTGGAGCTGGTGCCCAATTATTAGATCCATCAGGGAGCCTGCAAGCAGGTATTCCGCTATGTCCTCCAGAAGGCGATGCCGGAACAGGCATGGTCGCTACGAATAGTGTCAAAAAGCGTACCGGCAACATTTCCGTAGGTACGTCGATTTTTGCCATGATTGTCCTGGAGAAAGATTTATCCACGGTGTACCCTGAGATTGACATCGTGACTACACCTGATGGCAGCCCTGTCGGCATGGTTCTTGCTAACAACTGCTCCAGCGATATTAATGCATGGCTCGGCTTGTTCCGTGAATTTTATGAAGCAATGGGGCAGAAACCCGATATGAACCAGTTATTCAGCGTCCTGTTGGGCAAAGCGCTGGAAGCAGACGCTGATGGCGGCGGCTTGCTGAGCTACGGTTACTATTCAGGCGAGAACATTACCGGACTTGCAAAAGGTCGTCCGCTGTTCGTTCGTTCTCCAGAAAGCCGTTTCAATCTGGCTAACTTTATGAGAGTACATCTGTTTACCGCGTTTGCTGCATTAAGGCTGGGAATGGATATTTTGACACAGAAGGAGCAACTAACGATTGACCGTATTTTGGCGCATGGCGGATTGTTCAAAACGCCGCTAGTCGGTCAAAAAATGTGTGCCGCAGCACTGAATGTTCCTGTTTCGGTCATGTCTACGGCCGGTGAGGGCGGCGCATGGGGGATGGCCATTTTGGCATCCTATATGGTTAATAAGGAGAAGCATGAGGGCTTGGCTGATTACCTTGCCACTAAAGTGTTCAATGATGCAGAAGGACAAGAGGTTTATCCTGACAGCGCAGATGTGTTTGGCTTTGCCTTGTTTATGAAGCGTTACACGGAAGGGCTGGCAATTGAGCAGGCAGCGGTAGATCATTTTCTGGAAAATTGGAAGAAATGA
- the tenA gene encoding thiaminase II, which yields MSKFSDRLYQASREVWQKSHEHPFLVEMREGTLDPQRFIYYLKQDYVYLIDYAKLFAYGSIKAGDMATMVKFAGLYHSTLHVEMELHRQYADRFGVTREQLEGTQPAPSNIAYTKYMLDVAANGSLAEVVAALLPCMWSYREIGVTFAEYPGALEHPLYKEWILMYSSEEFGELTNWCIGLMDQLAAGLPERELAKLEEHFVTTSKMEYLFWDMAYRREEWPV from the coding sequence ATGAGCAAATTTAGCGATAGATTATATCAAGCAAGCCGCGAAGTGTGGCAGAAAAGCCATGAGCATCCGTTTCTCGTGGAAATGCGGGAAGGCACGCTGGATCCGCAGCGCTTCATCTATTATCTCAAGCAGGATTACGTCTATTTGATCGACTATGCAAAGCTGTTCGCCTACGGCAGTATAAAAGCTGGCGATATGGCAACAATGGTCAAATTCGCCGGGCTGTATCATTCCACGCTGCATGTGGAAATGGAGCTTCACCGCCAGTATGCCGACCGTTTTGGCGTGACGCGCGAGCAGCTCGAAGGCACGCAGCCTGCGCCAAGCAATATCGCGTATACAAAATATATGCTCGACGTGGCGGCGAATGGCTCGCTCGCGGAGGTTGTGGCAGCGCTGCTGCCATGCATGTGGAGCTACCGCGAAATTGGCGTAACCTTCGCTGAATATCCGGGCGCATTGGAGCATCCGCTTTATAAGGAGTGGATCCTCATGTACAGCTCGGAGGAGTTCGGCGAGCTGACGAACTGGTGCATTGGCCTAATGGACCAATTGGCAGCAGGGCTTCCAGAGCGGGAGCTTGCGAAGCTGGAGGAGCATTTTGTCACCACATCGAAGATGGAATATTTATTTTGGGATATGGCATATCGCCGTGAGGAGTGGCCAGTGTGA
- a CDS encoding ABC transporter permease, with amino-acid sequence MKRFFKKHMPVVLFILLLAVLWEAGTRIFQIPHYIIPRLSDVLVSMAENSGLLARHFVITLGEALLGLAISIVLGTLSAIWIDSSSLARKTLYPLVVASQTIPIIALSPIMVMWFGYEIGSKIAVVMLFTFFPIAMNTADGFRSADPDIGELLRTMGAGKRELFLKWKIPSALPEFFTGLKMAAAISIGGATLGEWLGGEAGLGMYTKRAANMLRGESVFSGVLLLSAMGIMLFLAVLALERICLSYRKESKVGQ; translated from the coding sequence ATGAAGCGCTTTTTCAAGAAGCATATGCCAGTTGTGCTGTTCATCCTCCTGCTAGCCGTTTTGTGGGAAGCCGGAACGCGAATATTCCAAATTCCCCATTATATTATCCCGCGGCTGTCTGATGTGCTCGTCTCCATGGCGGAGAACAGCGGGCTGCTGGCGCGGCATTTCGTCATCACATTAGGCGAGGCGCTGCTGGGGCTGGCGATTTCAATCGTGCTGGGAACGTTGTCGGCGATCTGGATCGACAGCTCATCGCTTGCACGCAAAACGCTGTATCCGCTCGTTGTCGCCTCGCAGACGATTCCGATTATTGCGCTGTCGCCGATTATGGTCATGTGGTTTGGCTATGAAATCGGCAGTAAAATCGCGGTTGTCATGCTGTTCACCTTTTTCCCTATTGCGATGAATACGGCGGACGGCTTCCGCTCGGCGGACCCGGATATCGGAGAGCTGCTGCGGACGATGGGAGCAGGCAAGCGCGAGCTGTTTCTCAAGTGGAAAATCCCTTCGGCGCTGCCGGAGTTTTTCACAGGGCTGAAAATGGCAGCGGCAATCAGCATCGGCGGCGCTACGCTTGGCGAATGGCTGGGCGGCGAAGCGGGCCTGGGCATGTACACGAAGCGGGCGGCGAATATGCTGCGCGGCGAAAGTGTTTTTTCCGGCGTGCTGCTGCTGTCGGCAATGGGCATTATGCTATTTTTGGCCGTATTGGCGCTTGAGCGAATTTGCCTATCCTATCGGAAAGAATCGAAAGTAGGCCAGTAA
- a CDS encoding acetylornithine deacetylase, with protein MTEAWIEALQQQVDERQDELFALLAELVAYPTVSPPARNTLEAQQFLEKQLQANGFATELWEVYPGDPNVTAVKRGTDSERYRSLLLNGHMDVAEVGDSGGWKRDPFKLVLEDGRAYGRGTADMKGGLAALLFASKLLTEAGVELKGDLLFQAVIGEEAGEAGTRACMERGCEADFAIVADTSGLAIQGQGGVITGWVTLQSPETFHDGMRSRMIHAGGGVQGASTIEKMAKLIAGLQDLERHWAVSKSYDGFPPGSNTINPAVIEGGRHAAFIADRCSLWITVHFYPNEDYETIASEIEEHLLGVAQGDPWMRHNPPTFRWGGRSMIEERGEIFPSQELNPQWSGLKALEQSHQQVLGVLPVVGMSPSVTDAGWIGREGIPTVIYGPGQLEHAHAVDESVDSNELIYYTKVILGFIADWCNRPKAEAESSV; from the coding sequence ATGACAGAAGCGTGGATTGAAGCATTGCAGCAGCAGGTGGATGAGCGCCAGGATGAGCTGTTCGCACTGTTAGCCGAGCTGGTGGCGTATCCAACCGTCAGCCCTCCGGCACGCAATACGCTGGAAGCGCAGCAGTTTTTGGAGAAGCAGCTGCAAGCGAACGGTTTTGCAACTGAGCTGTGGGAGGTTTACCCGGGCGATCCGAACGTGACAGCGGTAAAACGGGGCACCGATAGCGAGCGTTATCGCAGCCTGCTGCTCAATGGGCATATGGATGTTGCCGAGGTGGGCGACAGCGGCGGCTGGAAGCGTGATCCGTTCAAGCTGGTGCTAGAGGATGGACGCGCCTATGGGCGTGGAACCGCCGATATGAAGGGCGGGCTTGCGGCATTGCTGTTTGCAAGCAAGCTGCTGACCGAAGCGGGTGTGGAGCTGAAAGGGGATTTGCTGTTCCAAGCCGTTATTGGCGAGGAAGCGGGCGAGGCAGGCACTCGCGCTTGTATGGAGCGCGGCTGCGAAGCGGATTTCGCCATCGTCGCTGATACGAGCGGGCTGGCGATTCAAGGCCAGGGCGGCGTTATAACCGGCTGGGTCACCTTGCAAAGTCCGGAGACGTTCCATGATGGTATGCGTTCGCGCATGATCCATGCCGGAGGCGGCGTTCAAGGAGCCAGCACGATTGAAAAAATGGCCAAGCTGATCGCCGGGCTTCAAGATTTGGAGCGCCACTGGGCAGTGAGCAAATCCTATGATGGTTTTCCTCCCGGCTCCAATACGATTAACCCTGCGGTCATTGAAGGCGGGCGTCATGCCGCTTTTATTGCGGACCGCTGTTCGTTATGGATTACGGTTCATTTTTACCCGAATGAAGATTATGAAACGATAGCTTCCGAGATTGAAGAGCATTTGCTAGGCGTGGCGCAGGGCGATCCGTGGATGCGCCACAATCCGCCAACCTTCCGCTGGGGAGGGCGCTCGATGATCGAGGAGCGCGGCGAAATTTTCCCTTCGCAGGAGTTGAATCCGCAGTGGTCGGGGCTGAAGGCGCTGGAGCAAAGCCATCAGCAAGTGCTCGGCGTACTGCCTGTGGTTGGCATGAGCCCAAGCGTAACCGATGCGGGCTGGATCGGCAGGGAAGGCATTCCGACGGTCATCTATGGTCCAGGCCAGCTGGAGCATGCCCATGCGGTAGACGAGAGTGTCGACAGCAACGAGCTCATTTATTATACAAAAGTTATACTCGGCTTCATCGCCGACTGGTGCAACCGCCCGAAAGCGGAAGCAGAGAGCAGCGTGTAG
- a CDS encoding stalk domain-containing protein produces MKTVKQLVQMMSVATMLAAGTGAFAPAALAADAPAGDYVKLRQAIENMQGEVTWDATSRSAEITVSGLKASFPIGSSSATINGAATEIGTPSLLTKSTTYVSKKALDSLKAQLVQQQNKTGFELAASFQMPSERAEIAASTPDGKRLLVTEADNGSISVLDIADINKVSVLKTVSFHDLSADAEVTSVTVSKDGSYGLAVIRTGDDVNKANKGLLAVVDLATYKTVKTYELGIGPDSIALSPDGLNAVIAIEDEEIDKAADEIDFANAKRPGSIMIVSFAGGDPLKGEVVDIATPLDDVEGAIYPHDPQPEYVAISPDSATAAVTMQENNAIALVDLKTKKLIRIFSLGTTQHKADLEDDGNVRFTQNLTARYEPDGIAFSPDGKYVMTANEGDLGKNEFKDGVKAGGRNIAVWDLEGKRVYDSANLIDEATAKVGLYPDDRSPNKGSEVENLTVATVDGTALAAVASERADAILFFDIANAASPVYLGLIPTAGESPEGIHRVQGRSLFVSADESTGTVSFYAKK; encoded by the coding sequence ATGAAAACGGTTAAGCAACTTGTTCAAATGATGTCAGTCGCCACGATGCTCGCTGCCGGGACAGGCGCCTTTGCCCCTGCCGCTCTCGCTGCTGATGCGCCCGCTGGCGATTATGTGAAGCTGCGCCAAGCGATCGAAAATATGCAAGGCGAAGTAACATGGGACGCCACCAGCCGCAGCGCTGAAATTACGGTAAGCGGTTTAAAAGCATCGTTCCCGATTGGCTCTTCTTCCGCAACGATTAACGGTGCCGCAACTGAAATTGGAACCCCTTCCCTTTTAACGAAAAGCACGACCTATGTTTCCAAAAAAGCGCTGGACAGCCTGAAAGCGCAGCTCGTCCAGCAGCAAAATAAAACCGGCTTTGAGCTTGCCGCCTCCTTCCAAATGCCAAGCGAAAGAGCCGAAATCGCAGCGTCCACGCCAGACGGCAAACGCCTGCTCGTTACCGAAGCGGACAACGGCAGCATTTCCGTGCTCGACATCGCGGACATTAACAAAGTCAGCGTGCTGAAAACCGTCAGCTTCCACGACCTTTCCGCAGATGCAGAAGTGACCAGCGTCACCGTATCCAAGGATGGCAGCTATGGACTGGCAGTCATCCGGACGGGCGATGACGTGAACAAAGCGAACAAAGGGCTGCTTGCTGTAGTGGATTTGGCTACTTACAAAACGGTAAAAACGTATGAGCTTGGCATTGGTCCTGACTCCATCGCGCTTTCGCCGGACGGGCTGAATGCTGTAATTGCGATTGAAGATGAGGAGATTGATAAAGCTGCGGATGAAATCGATTTTGCAAATGCGAAGCGCCCTGGCAGCATAATGATCGTTTCTTTTGCAGGCGGCGACCCGCTGAAGGGCGAGGTTGTGGATATTGCGACTCCATTGGACGATGTAGAGGGAGCGATTTATCCGCATGATCCGCAGCCAGAGTATGTGGCAATCAGCCCGGATAGCGCAACCGCAGCCGTCACGATGCAGGAAAACAACGCCATTGCCCTTGTCGATTTGAAAACGAAAAAGCTCATTCGGATTTTCTCGCTCGGCACGACGCAGCATAAAGCCGATTTGGAGGACGATGGGAATGTACGGTTTACACAGAATTTGACCGCCCGTTATGAGCCGGATGGCATTGCGTTTTCGCCAGATGGCAAATACGTGATGACCGCCAATGAAGGCGACTTGGGCAAAAATGAATTTAAAGACGGCGTGAAGGCCGGTGGCCGCAACATCGCGGTCTGGGATTTGGAGGGCAAGCGGGTATACGACAGCGCGAACCTGATTGACGAGGCGACAGCTAAAGTCGGCTTGTATCCCGATGACCGCAGCCCGAACAAAGGCAGCGAGGTCGAAAATCTGACCGTCGCGACAGTCGACGGAACAGCCCTTGCGGCAGTAGCGTCGGAACGCGCGGATGCAATTTTATTTTTCGATATCGCGAATGCTGCCAGCCCTGTCTACCTCGGCTTGATTCCAACGGCTGGAGAATCGCCAGAAGGCATTCACCGCGTACAAGGACGCAGCTTGTTCGTCAGCGCGGATGAGAGCACGGGCACGGTAAGCTTTTACGCGAAAAAATAA
- a CDS encoding ABC transporter ATP-binding protein, producing the protein MKGQPGEQGLKKAAGASETADAEAEAAARTTASAHSENNEPAGLSVSGLTYAFPGGPPLIEGLDLHIKQGEFVSVLAASGMGKTTLFRLLAGLLEPQAGTITIGGVNRQQQAAKIGYMPQKDCLMPWRTVLDNAALGMELAGTPKKEARQRVRELLPDFGLAGTEAKYPHELSGGMRQRVSFLRSLLGGGELFLLDEPFSALDAMTRVSMQEWLLQIWEQHRKTIVFITHDIDEALLLSDRVLVAAKAPVAELVEYPVALARPRTYETMLSEPFVALKRQLLGHFGHAHTAASLEGGSR; encoded by the coding sequence ATGAAAGGTCAGCCGGGAGAGCAGGGGCTTAAAAAAGCGGCTGGGGCAAGCGAGACAGCAGATGCAGAAGCAGAAGCAGCAGCGAGAACGACCGCTTCTGCACATAGCGAAAACAACGAGCCAGCAGGCCTTAGCGTCAGCGGACTGACGTATGCTTTTCCCGGCGGGCCGCCGCTGATTGAAGGGCTTGACCTGCATATTAAGCAGGGCGAGTTCGTCAGCGTGCTTGCGGCGAGCGGCATGGGCAAGACGACGCTGTTTCGTCTGCTGGCCGGGCTGCTGGAGCCGCAAGCCGGAACGATTACGATTGGCGGCGTGAATCGCCAGCAGCAGGCGGCGAAGATCGGCTATATGCCGCAGAAGGATTGCCTTATGCCGTGGCGGACGGTGCTGGATAATGCCGCGCTCGGCATGGAGCTGGCAGGAACGCCGAAGAAGGAAGCGCGCCAGCGGGTACGGGAGCTGCTGCCGGATTTCGGCCTCGCCGGAACCGAGGCGAAATATCCGCATGAGCTGTCGGGCGGCATGCGCCAGCGGGTGTCGTTTCTTCGCTCGCTGCTGGGCGGCGGCGAGCTCTTTTTGCTCGATGAGCCGTTCAGCGCCCTTGATGCGATGACGAGAGTCAGCATGCAGGAATGGCTGCTGCAAATTTGGGAGCAGCACCGCAAAACGATTGTTTTTATAACCCATGATATAGATGAAGCGCTGCTTCTGTCGGACCGGGTGCTGGTGGCGGCGAAGGCGCCGGTTGCCGAGCTGGTAGAATATCCGGTGGCACTGGCGCGTCCACGCACCTACGAGACGATGCTGAGCGAGCCGTTTGTGGCGTTAAAACGCCAGCTGCTTGGGCATTTCGGGCATGCGCACACAGCGGCTAGTTTAGAGGGGGGAAGCCGATGA
- a CDS encoding HD domain-containing protein translates to MNPKDNQEKHKEDHQEQQANESILLAAEQFVRQALEREYTGHDWQHIRRVTQTAKAIAREEQANLFICELAALLHDIADAKLNASEAAGLQKVRSWLEHNNVHPQHAAHVMEIISTMSFKGGGGKPMSTLEGEIVQDADRLDAIGAIGIARTFAYAGAKGHLLHDPNVRPRTEMTEAEYRSGESTAVHHFYEKLLKLKDLMNTAYGKKLAETRHQFMLAYLEQFYAEWDSEC, encoded by the coding sequence ATGAATCCGAAGGATAATCAAGAGAAACATAAAGAAGACCATCAAGAGCAACAGGCGAACGAGTCGATTCTATTAGCTGCCGAGCAGTTCGTCAGGCAGGCGCTGGAGCGAGAATACACGGGGCATGATTGGCAGCACATTCGCCGGGTTACGCAGACGGCGAAGGCGATTGCCCGCGAGGAGCAGGCGAATTTGTTCATTTGCGAGCTGGCGGCGCTGCTGCATGATATCGCGGATGCCAAGCTGAATGCTAGCGAAGCCGCAGGCTTGCAGAAGGTGCGGAGCTGGCTGGAGCACAACAACGTCCATCCACAGCATGCCGCCCATGTAATGGAAATCATATCGACGATGTCCTTCAAGGGCGGCGGAGGCAAGCCGATGAGCACGCTGGAGGGCGAGATTGTACAGGATGCCGACCGGCTCGATGCGATTGGCGCCATTGGCATTGCGCGAACGTTTGCTTATGCGGGCGCGAAGGGCCATCTGCTGCATGATCCGAATGTGCGGCCCCGCACGGAAATGACGGAGGCGGAATACCGGAGCGGCGAATCGACGGCAGTGCACCATTTTTACGAGAAATTGCTTAAGCTGAAGGATTTAATGAACACGGCCTATGGGAAAAAGCTTGCCGAAACGCGGCATCAGTTCATGCTAGCCTACTTGGAGCAGTTTTATGCCGAATGGGATAGCGAATGCTAA